Proteins from a genomic interval of Haemorhous mexicanus isolate bHaeMex1 chromosome Z, bHaeMex1.pri, whole genome shotgun sequence:
- the LOC132341848 gene encoding post-GPI attachment to proteins factor 4-like, with product MFHRAWQFCGKWCHWSSPFIHLLTLTVVTFGVLAPLICHRLLHSYFYFWRWHLNPMSQEFLEQNQQEGQDALHYFEKMQMPNTSEASSSDVFQPLLLITIITVQRQNDFHYVLQVASHFHRLLQKCGACCQSHRVLLCNVESDPSSHQDVRLLSSLFPTVSHDRTGENPDPGLNQFEKEKQDYVFCLEQSLLLYSPEYLLLVEDDAVPEEEIFSVLQHFFSARFSKPYLRDTLYFKLYHPERLQRCFSPEPMRILEWLGLGMFLGPVLSCAYCQAAGRAGPGWCLVAFFALYSMALSELVRWHYGLELRRLHPALYNVAPASEGCTPAMLCPAASARRASGYLRGLRCRRGFAKDTALYSLLRGKGENAFVVEPNLVRHMGMYSSLRLNSDPKLL from the coding sequence ATGTTCCACCGAGCCTGGCAGTTCTGTGGGAAGTGGTGCCATTGGTCCAGCCCTTTCATCCACCTCCTCACCCTGACTGTGGTGACTTTCGGTGTGCTGGCCCCTTTGATCTGCCACCGTCTCCTCCACTCTTACTTCTACTTTTGGCGCTGGCACCTGAACCCCATGAGCCAGGAGTTCCTGGAGCAGAACCAGCAGGAGGGCCAGGATGCCCTCCATTACTTTGAGAAGATGCAGATGCCAAATACCTCCGAGGCCTCCAGCAGTGACGTCTTCCAGCCCTTGCTGCTGATCACCATTATCACTGTGCAGAGGCAGAATGATTTCCACTACGTCTTGCAAGTGGCCTCCCACTTCCACCGCCTCCTCCAGAAATGCGGGGCGTGTTGCCAGAGCCACCGCGTGCTCCTCTGTAACGTGGAGTCGGACCCCAGCAGCCATCAGGAtgtcaggctgctgagcagcctctTTCCTACGGTCAGTCATGACAGAACTGGAGAGAATCCTGACCCCGGCCTGAACCAGTTCGAGAAGGAGAAGCAGGACTACGTCTTCTGCCTGGAGCAGTCACTGTTGTTGTACAGCCCAGAGTACCTCCTCCTTGTGGAAGATGATGCCGTGCCAGAGGAGGAGATATTTTCTGTCTTGCAGCACTTCTTCTCAGCCCGGTTCTCCAAGCCCTACCTCAGAGACACTCTCTACTTCAAGCTGTACCATCCCGAGAGGCTCCAGCGCTGCTTCAGCCCCGAGCCCATGAGGATCCTGGAATGGCTGGGCCTGGGCATGTTCCTGGGGCCAGTGCTGAGCTGTGCGTACTGCCAggccgcggggcgggcgggcccCGGCTGGTGCCTGGTGGCGTTCTTCGCCCTGTACAGCATGGCCCTGTCGGAGCTGGTGCGGTGGCACTACGGGCTCGAGCTGCGCCGCCTGCACCCTGCGCTCTACAACGTGGCGCCGGCCAGCGAGGGCTGCACGCCGGCCATGCTCTGCCCCGCTGCCTCCGCCCGCCGGGCCTCGGGATACCTGCGGGGGCTGCGCTGCCGCCGAGGCTTCGCCAAGGACACCGCCCTCTACTCGCTGCTGCGGGGCAAGGGCGAGAACGCCTTTGTGGTGGAGCCCAACCTGGTGCGGCACATGGGGATGTACTCCAGCCTCCGACTGAACAGTGACCCAAAACTgctgtga